In Archangium violaceum, the following are encoded in one genomic region:
- the serS gene encoding serine--tRNA ligase: MLDLKNVAQNFDAVVARLQSRGGSLDLGPFKNLVSERRDLYVAMESLAARRNSANEEMKRKAKEDPAALDALRGEMRTVSQSIKEKEARLKEVEEELSRILLLIPNVPHESVPVGASADDNVQVRTWGEKPNLPFTPKQHFELGEKLGMLDFERAAKVSGSRFAFYKGALARLERALVTFMIDVHTSKGYVEMLPPYLVLRETMMGTGQLPKFEEDAFKTVGEPERFLIPTSEVPVTNYHSDEILDGDTLPVKYCAFSPCFRAEAGSAGRDTRGLIRQHQFHKVEMVKFATPETSLDELEKMTDDACDILRRLGLHHRVMLLCTGDMGFQSRKTYDIEVWLPGQGAFREISSCSDCGDFQARRAKIRYRAQKGDKPQLLHTLNGSGLAVGRTTIAILENYQREDGSVVIPEVLVPYMGGIKELRPL; this comes from the coding sequence ATGCTGGATCTCAAGAACGTCGCGCAGAACTTCGATGCGGTGGTCGCCCGGTTGCAGTCCCGGGGCGGCAGCCTGGACCTCGGCCCCTTCAAGAACCTCGTGTCGGAGCGGCGAGACCTCTACGTGGCGATGGAGTCGCTCGCCGCGCGCCGCAACTCCGCCAACGAGGAGATGAAGCGCAAGGCCAAGGAGGACCCCGCCGCGCTCGACGCGCTGCGCGGGGAGATGCGCACCGTCTCCCAGTCCATCAAGGAGAAGGAGGCGCGCCTCAAGGAGGTGGAGGAGGAGCTCAGCCGCATCCTGCTCCTCATCCCCAACGTCCCCCACGAGTCGGTGCCCGTGGGCGCCAGCGCCGACGACAACGTCCAGGTGCGCACCTGGGGCGAGAAGCCCAACCTGCCCTTCACGCCCAAGCAGCACTTCGAGCTCGGCGAGAAGCTGGGGATGCTGGACTTCGAGCGGGCCGCCAAGGTGTCCGGCTCCCGGTTCGCCTTCTACAAGGGAGCGCTCGCCCGGCTGGAGCGGGCCCTGGTGACCTTCATGATCGACGTGCACACCTCCAAGGGGTACGTCGAGATGCTGCCCCCCTACCTCGTGCTGCGCGAGACGATGATGGGCACCGGCCAGCTGCCCAAGTTCGAGGAGGACGCCTTCAAGACGGTGGGTGAGCCCGAGCGCTTCCTCATCCCCACCTCCGAGGTGCCCGTCACCAACTACCACTCGGATGAGATCCTCGACGGTGACACCCTGCCGGTGAAGTACTGCGCCTTCAGCCCGTGCTTCCGCGCCGAGGCGGGCTCGGCGGGCCGGGACACCCGCGGCCTCATCCGCCAGCACCAGTTCCACAAGGTGGAGATGGTGAAGTTCGCCACGCCGGAGACGAGCCTGGACGAGCTGGAGAAGATGACGGACGACGCCTGCGACATCCTCCGGCGCCTGGGGCTGCACCACCGGGTGATGCTGCTGTGCACCGGGGACATGGGCTTCCAGTCCCGGAAGACATACGACATCGAGGTCTGGCTGCCCGGCCAGGGGGCGTTCCGGGAGATTTCCTCCTGCTCGGACTGCGGCGACTTCCAGGCGCGCCGGGCGAAGATCCGCTACCGGGCCCAGAAGGGGGACAAGCCCCAGCTCCTCCACACGCTCAATGGAAGTGGCCTGGCCGTGGGGCGGACGACCATCGCCATCCTGGAGAACTACCAGCGCGAGGACGGAAGCGTGGTCATCCCGGAGGTGTTGGTGCCGTACATGGGGGGCATCAAGGAACTGCGTCCCCTGTAG
- the tadA gene encoding tRNA adenosine(34) deaminase TadA codes for MSLDEAFMQQALVLAREAAGLGEVPVGAVAVHDGKVIGVGFNRREIDRNPLAHAEIFALDAAAKALGAWRLTGVTLYVTLEPCAMCAGALVQSRVTRLVFGTSDPKAGAVGSLYNLAEEPRHNHRLQVMSGVLADECRLVLKEFFERLREKKREK; via the coding sequence ATGAGTCTGGACGAAGCTTTCATGCAGCAGGCCCTCGTGCTCGCGCGGGAAGCTGCTGGACTCGGGGAAGTTCCCGTCGGTGCCGTGGCCGTACACGATGGCAAGGTCATCGGAGTCGGCTTCAATCGTCGGGAGATCGACCGGAACCCCCTGGCTCACGCCGAAATCTTCGCGCTGGACGCAGCGGCCAAGGCGCTGGGAGCGTGGCGGCTCACGGGTGTCACCCTGTACGTGACGCTGGAGCCGTGCGCGATGTGCGCCGGAGCCCTGGTCCAGTCCCGTGTGACGCGTCTGGTGTTCGGAACCTCGGATCCGAAAGCAGGCGCCGTCGGGTCGCTCTACAACCTGGCCGAGGAGCCCCGGCACAACCACCGGCTCCAGGTCATGAGTGGAGTGTTGGCGGACGAGTGCCGCCTCGTTTTGAAGGAATTCTTCGAGCGCCTGCGCGAGAAGAAACGCGAAAAGTGA
- the dnaX gene encoding DNA polymerase III subunit gamma/tau, which produces MSYLVLARKWRPQTFDDMTGQEHVVKTVANAIKMNRVAHAYLFCGPRGVGKTTAARLLAKALNCEKGPTPEPCGKCQACTEIAAGTSVDVAEIDGASNNGVENVREIRENAKYLPQRDRHKIYIIDEVHMLSGAAFNALLKTLEEPPGHVKFIFATTEAHKLPDTILSRCQRHNFRRISAKVMLDRLKYICEQEKVAISERALSMVVRQSEGGMRDALSLLDQIFSACGPEPKDEDVADALGAIDRTVVQDFAEALVRKDAKRVLERVEEVFNRGTDLKRLTEELALQLRHLFVAKTLGEAPPELAESERTALTTLAKDADPAQISRLFDIVHGCVWEVSRAPQPRLALEMALLKAIQLSPVGSIPELIARVDRLASGLGPDDARKAAAGAPGGRSGPANFRAH; this is translated from the coding sequence ATGAGCTACCTCGTCCTCGCCCGTAAATGGCGCCCGCAGACCTTCGACGACATGACTGGCCAGGAGCACGTGGTCAAGACGGTCGCCAACGCCATCAAGATGAACCGGGTGGCGCACGCCTACCTGTTCTGCGGCCCGCGAGGCGTGGGCAAGACGACCGCCGCCCGCCTGCTCGCCAAGGCGCTCAACTGCGAGAAGGGCCCCACCCCCGAGCCCTGCGGCAAGTGCCAGGCCTGCACGGAGATCGCCGCCGGTACCTCCGTGGACGTGGCGGAGATCGACGGTGCCTCCAACAACGGCGTGGAGAACGTCCGGGAGATCCGCGAGAACGCCAAGTACCTGCCGCAGCGCGACAGGCACAAGATCTACATCATCGACGAGGTCCACATGCTCTCGGGAGCCGCGTTCAACGCGCTCCTGAAGACGCTGGAGGAGCCGCCCGGGCACGTGAAGTTCATCTTCGCGACCACCGAGGCGCACAAGCTCCCGGACACCATCCTCTCGCGCTGCCAGCGCCACAACTTCCGGCGCATCTCCGCCAAGGTGATGCTCGATCGGCTCAAGTACATCTGCGAGCAGGAGAAGGTGGCCATCTCGGAGCGGGCGCTCTCCATGGTGGTGCGCCAGTCCGAGGGCGGCATGCGCGATGCGCTCAGCCTGCTCGATCAGATCTTCTCCGCCTGTGGCCCCGAGCCCAAGGACGAGGATGTCGCCGACGCGCTGGGCGCCATCGACCGCACGGTGGTGCAGGACTTCGCCGAGGCCCTGGTGCGCAAGGACGCGAAGCGCGTGCTGGAGCGCGTGGAGGAGGTCTTCAACCGCGGCACCGATCTCAAGCGGCTGACCGAGGAGCTCGCGCTGCAGTTGCGTCACCTCTTCGTGGCCAAGACGCTGGGCGAGGCCCCTCCCGAGCTCGCCGAGTCCGAGCGCACCGCGCTCACCACGTTGGCCAAGGACGCGGACCCGGCGCAGATCTCCCGGCTCTTCGACATCGTCCACGGCTGCGTGTGGGAGGTGTCGCGCGCGCCACAGCCCCGGCTCGCGCTGGAGATGGCGCTGCTCAAGGCCATCCAGCTCTCGCCCGTCGGCTCCATCCCGGAGCTCATCGCCCGGGTGGACCGCCTCGCCTCGGGGCTCGGGCCCGATGACGCTCGCAAAGCGGCTGCCGGAGCGCCCGGAGGTCGCTCCGGTCCCGCCAACTTTCGCGCCCACTGA
- a CDS encoding YbaB/EbfC family nucleoid-associated protein, which translates to MPGIDLNYFIRQANKLTEKIEQRKKELAEETVEAKAGDGRVTVVANCVQEIKSIKIDKSLVDPNDLGMLEDLVTAGVNAALASSREKMQRELGKISGGVKIPGIT; encoded by the coding sequence ATGCCCGGCATCGACCTGAACTATTTCATCCGTCAGGCCAACAAGCTCACGGAGAAGATCGAGCAGCGCAAGAAGGAGCTGGCCGAAGAGACCGTCGAGGCCAAGGCCGGTGACGGCCGCGTCACCGTGGTCGCCAACTGCGTCCAGGAGATCAAGAGCATCAAGATCGACAAGTCGCTCGTGGACCCCAACGACCTGGGCATGCTCGAGGACCTCGTCACCGCCGGCGTCAACGCCGCCCTGGCGAGCAGCCGTGAGAAGATGCAGCGCGAGCTCGGCAAGATCTCCGGCGGCGTGAAGATCCCCGGCATTACTTGA
- a CDS encoding tetratricopeptide repeat protein encodes MKVSCPSCQTNYNIDDKRIPPGGAKLKCARCQQTFPIKPGEAVSAPAPAAVPLPGPSAPAADPYAAYDDFQRPPETETTRVVSMPLPSAAFRDAAPTVAVPLPGPSAPSSGYAPDLAYNVSATTAPSSEAIPLPGVSDPYAGGMPADSNGDAGGFDYGADPYASAPQADAIALPPPASSDPYASADPYASADPYASADPYASADPYANAPQGSDAIALPPPPSSGEPYPYADVPSADGYDAADPFAASPRNTSEVDTFGLPPEQAEDPYAAAVPVAEEDPFALPPPPAAPEEDPFALPPPPSAYAAAPEEDPFALPPPQADVTNLDFSEAPPAAPSTVDVGLDFSEPPPAAPPNPASDFGDVDFGAPMGATPSIPDALEFDPSAPNIPGGDDLEADLSAPLPPPPGPGTADGLEMLSFIDDAAKDSGANKAAARGNARRFHVRRRSGKVFGPFEEGVIVKMLEDGQLLGNEDVSTDSESWTPIGTVATFATAIQKLMEGPGTPPAPAAAPAMPAAEPGSKANVSAASAANMERVQQLYGGRMASVSVVDSTSRAEIILGKLKKRLPLVIGAAAAVTVLGVGLGFGATRYGVFGMKKFFPAQVKPGSSDHADVQAAQKALLQDTYQSYKQAYSLSAKVLAGSEYPEVRALWCQSVFYLQRRYSASEAAELLRCRSEEEAGSLELLGEKNVEYVKYIAGRALTSREPDKAIQHLRDALSRDTNKGDNELSFLLAEAYAAKKERDTAISTLTQVLGRTPDSAKAHHALGNLYQASNKADEAAKAYEAALKADASHIISSVELAAVELLLRKDAQKGLEAAERALDEKAQPQMGPAELARARTLKGIALFQLFKLKEAEQELRASLEKDPDSFMIKGYLARVLRAQRQFTEVLPFYEALLKAEPENIEYADGYITTLVTLGKMQDAQKAVEQTSKRFPGNARIEYLYGRIDEARDSNTSAEEHYKRAIKADAELVDAYVYLGRLHLRLRRNPQAREQFELAAAKAPEHAGVRTGLGELALAEGNLPLAQEEFDRAVTLDPNLADAHLGQSRLALLAGDLEKARKEVDTALELDSHTLKDGRLQRGTVMWRQGQLDEAIAELEQAKKEEPRSVAIPMTLGAVQFAKGNLKDAEANLLLALKGEPSHPETNYYMAQVKAKAGEYTQALENMKTAVDRAPAPKRAEYRFVYGTLFRDAKQPLDAIDQWKQAVELDPKMANAHEAIGQAHLERNEFDPAIAAFQAALKVDPKLTRVYASIGDAHFNATRWREATRAYEQALKADPSLTSVYYKLGRAWSEQNQYSKAIEWLSKATAAAPDNGDAWHDLGYAYKEKGKRKEAVKAFQEYLTRKPEAENRKEIEDEISFLE; translated from the coding sequence ATGAAAGTCTCCTGCCCGTCTTGCCAGACGAACTACAACATCGATGACAAGCGGATCCCCCCGGGCGGCGCGAAGCTCAAGTGCGCACGGTGCCAGCAAACCTTCCCCATCAAGCCCGGCGAGGCGGTGAGCGCCCCCGCGCCCGCGGCCGTCCCGCTGCCGGGTCCCAGCGCGCCCGCCGCGGATCCGTACGCGGCCTACGATGACTTCCAGCGGCCCCCGGAGACCGAGACCACGCGAGTCGTCTCCATGCCCCTGCCCAGCGCGGCCTTCCGCGACGCGGCGCCTACCGTGGCCGTCCCGCTGCCGGGCCCCAGCGCGCCCTCCTCCGGCTACGCTCCGGACCTGGCGTACAACGTCAGCGCGACCACGGCGCCCTCGAGCGAGGCCATCCCCCTGCCGGGTGTGAGCGACCCGTACGCGGGCGGCATGCCGGCGGACTCCAACGGTGACGCGGGCGGCTTCGACTACGGCGCGGATCCGTACGCCTCCGCTCCCCAGGCGGACGCCATCGCCCTTCCTCCTCCGGCCTCCTCGGATCCGTACGCTTCCGCGGACCCGTACGCCTCCGCGGATCCCTATGCCTCGGCGGACCCGTACGCCTCCGCGGACCCGTACGCCAACGCGCCCCAGGGCTCGGACGCCATCGCCCTGCCGCCTCCGCCCTCCTCTGGCGAGCCGTACCCGTACGCCGACGTGCCCTCCGCTGACGGTTATGACGCGGCCGACCCATTCGCCGCGTCTCCGCGGAACACGTCCGAGGTGGACACCTTCGGACTGCCGCCCGAGCAGGCCGAGGATCCGTACGCCGCCGCCGTGCCCGTGGCCGAGGAGGACCCGTTCGCCCTGCCTCCTCCTCCCGCCGCGCCCGAGGAGGACCCGTTCGCCCTGCCCCCTCCTCCCTCCGCGTACGCCGCCGCGCCCGAGGAGGACCCGTTCGCCCTGCCTCCTCCGCAGGCCGACGTGACGAACCTCGACTTCTCGGAGGCGCCACCGGCCGCCCCCTCCACCGTGGACGTCGGCCTCGACTTCTCGGAGCCTCCGCCCGCGGCGCCGCCCAATCCCGCCTCCGACTTCGGGGACGTGGACTTCGGCGCGCCCATGGGGGCCACGCCCTCCATCCCCGACGCGCTCGAGTTCGATCCCTCCGCGCCCAACATCCCCGGGGGTGACGACCTGGAGGCCGATCTCTCCGCGCCGCTGCCGCCCCCGCCCGGTCCGGGCACGGCCGACGGCCTGGAGATGCTCAGCTTCATCGACGACGCCGCCAAGGACAGCGGGGCCAACAAGGCCGCCGCCAGGGGCAACGCGCGCCGCTTCCACGTGCGCCGCCGCTCGGGCAAGGTCTTCGGCCCCTTCGAGGAGGGCGTCATCGTCAAGATGCTCGAGGACGGCCAGCTCCTCGGCAACGAGGACGTCTCCACCGACTCCGAGTCCTGGACACCCATCGGCACGGTGGCCACCTTCGCCACCGCCATCCAGAAGCTGATGGAGGGGCCGGGCACTCCGCCCGCGCCCGCCGCGGCGCCCGCGATGCCCGCCGCCGAGCCGGGCTCGAAGGCCAACGTGTCCGCCGCCTCCGCCGCCAACATGGAGCGGGTGCAGCAGCTCTACGGTGGCCGCATGGCCTCCGTGTCCGTGGTGGACAGCACCTCACGCGCCGAGATCATCCTCGGGAAGCTCAAGAAGCGCCTGCCGCTGGTCATCGGCGCCGCCGCGGCGGTGACGGTGCTCGGCGTGGGCCTGGGCTTCGGCGCCACGCGCTACGGCGTCTTCGGGATGAAGAAGTTCTTCCCCGCCCAGGTGAAGCCCGGCTCCTCGGATCACGCGGACGTGCAGGCCGCGCAGAAGGCGCTGCTCCAGGACACCTACCAGAGCTACAAGCAGGCCTACTCCCTGAGCGCGAAGGTGCTGGCCGGCAGCGAGTACCCCGAGGTGCGTGCCCTCTGGTGCCAGTCCGTCTTCTACCTCCAGCGCCGCTACTCGGCCTCCGAGGCCGCCGAGCTGCTGCGCTGCCGCTCCGAGGAGGAGGCCGGGAGCCTCGAGCTGCTGGGCGAGAAGAACGTCGAGTACGTCAAGTACATCGCCGGCCGCGCCCTCACCTCGCGCGAGCCGGACAAGGCCATCCAGCACCTGCGCGACGCCCTGAGCCGCGACACGAACAAGGGTGACAACGAGCTGTCCTTCCTGCTCGCCGAGGCCTACGCCGCCAAGAAGGAGCGCGACACGGCCATCTCCACGCTCACCCAGGTGCTGGGCAGGACCCCCGACTCGGCCAAGGCCCACCACGCCCTGGGCAACCTCTACCAGGCCTCCAACAAGGCGGACGAGGCCGCCAAGGCCTACGAGGCCGCGCTCAAGGCGGACGCCTCCCACATCATCTCCTCGGTGGAGCTGGCCGCGGTGGAGCTGCTGCTGCGCAAGGACGCGCAGAAGGGCCTCGAGGCCGCCGAGCGCGCCCTGGACGAGAAGGCCCAGCCGCAGATGGGCCCGGCGGAGCTGGCCCGCGCCCGCACGCTCAAGGGCATCGCCCTCTTCCAGCTCTTCAAGCTCAAGGAGGCCGAGCAGGAGCTGCGCGCGTCGCTGGAGAAGGACCCCGACTCCTTCATGATCAAGGGCTACCTGGCGCGCGTGCTGCGTGCCCAGCGCCAGTTCACCGAGGTCCTCCCCTTCTACGAGGCGCTGCTCAAGGCCGAGCCGGAGAACATCGAGTACGCGGACGGGTACATCACCACCCTGGTGACGCTCGGCAAGATGCAGGACGCGCAGAAGGCGGTGGAGCAGACCAGCAAGCGCTTCCCGGGCAACGCCCGCATCGAGTACCTCTACGGCCGCATCGACGAGGCGCGCGACAGCAACACCTCCGCCGAGGAGCACTACAAGCGCGCCATCAAGGCCGACGCCGAGCTCGTGGACGCCTACGTGTACCTCGGGCGGCTCCACCTGCGCCTGCGCCGCAACCCCCAGGCGCGCGAGCAGTTCGAGCTGGCGGCCGCCAAGGCGCCCGAGCACGCCGGCGTGCGCACCGGTCTGGGTGAGCTGGCGCTCGCCGAGGGCAACCTCCCCCTGGCCCAGGAGGAGTTCGATCGCGCCGTCACGCTCGATCCCAACCTGGCCGACGCCCACCTGGGCCAGTCCCGCCTGGCGCTGCTCGCCGGAGACCTGGAGAAGGCCCGCAAGGAGGTCGACACCGCCCTGGAGCTGGACTCGCACACGCTCAAGGACGGCCGCCTGCAGCGCGGCACCGTGATGTGGCGCCAGGGCCAGCTGGACGAGGCCATCGCCGAGCTGGAGCAGGCCAAGAAGGAGGAGCCGCGCTCGGTGGCCATCCCCATGACCCTGGGGGCGGTGCAGTTCGCCAAGGGCAACCTCAAGGATGCCGAGGCCAACCTGCTCCTGGCCCTCAAGGGAGAGCCCTCCCACCCCGAGACCAACTACTACATGGCCCAGGTCAAGGCGAAGGCGGGCGAGTACACCCAGGCGCTCGAGAACATGAAGACCGCCGTGGATCGCGCCCCCGCCCCCAAGCGCGCCGAGTACCGCTTCGTCTACGGCACCCTCTTCCGGGACGCCAAGCAGCCGCTGGACGCCATCGACCAGTGGAAGCAGGCCGTGGAGCTCGACCCGAAGATGGCCAATGCCCACGAGGCCATCGGACAGGCCCACCTGGAGCGCAACGAGTTCGACCCGGCCATCGCCGCCTTCCAGGCGGCGCTCAAGGTGGACCCCAAGCTCACCCGGGTGTACGCCTCCATCGGCGACGCGCACTTCAACGCCACGCGCTGGCGGGAGGCCACGCGCGCCTACGAGCAGGCCCTCAAGGCGGACCCGAGCCTCACCAGCGTCTACTACAAGCTGGGCCGCGCCTGGAGCGAGCAGAACCAGTACTCCAAGGCCATCGAGTGGCTCTCGAAGGCCACCGCCGCCGCTCCGGACAACGGCGACGCCTGGCATGACCTGGGCTACGCCTACAAGGAGAAGGGCAAGAGGAAGGAGGCCGTCAAGGCCTTCCAGGAGTACCTGACGCGCAAGCCCGAGGCCGAGAACCGCAAGGAAATCGAGGACGAGATCAGCTTCCTCGAGTAG
- the recR gene encoding recombination mediator RecR: MTPDPLNRLVAQLAKLPGIGEKTAQRLAFHILRAPGEYAQELSHAIREVKEKVHLCARCFSLTDSELCGFCRDNKRDERVLCVVETFADLMALERTREFKGRYHVLHGVLSPLDGVGPEQLRIKELLTRLGDGHVEEIILATNPDVEGEATALYLTRMLKPMGIRVSRIAQGLPMGGDLEYADQATLAKALSARREL, encoded by the coding sequence ATGACTCCCGACCCTCTCAACCGCCTGGTCGCCCAGCTCGCGAAGCTTCCCGGTATCGGGGAGAAGACCGCGCAGCGGCTGGCGTTCCACATCCTCCGCGCTCCGGGTGAGTACGCCCAGGAGCTGTCGCATGCCATCCGCGAGGTGAAGGAGAAGGTGCACCTGTGTGCCCGGTGCTTCTCCCTCACCGACTCGGAGCTGTGCGGCTTCTGCCGGGACAACAAGCGCGACGAGCGCGTCCTGTGCGTGGTGGAGACGTTCGCGGACCTGATGGCACTGGAGCGCACCCGCGAGTTCAAGGGCCGCTACCACGTGCTGCACGGTGTGCTCTCGCCATTGGACGGCGTGGGCCCCGAGCAGCTGCGCATCAAGGAGCTCCTGACGCGGCTCGGAGACGGGCACGTCGAGGAGATCATCCTCGCCACCAACCCGGACGTGGAGGGCGAGGCCACCGCGCTCTACCTCACCCGGATGCTCAAGCCGATGGGCATCCGTGTGAGCCGCATCGCCCAGGGTCTGCCCATGGGTGGAGATCTCGAGTACGCCGACCAGGCCACGCTGGCCAAGGCGCTCAGCGCCCGGCGCGAGCTGTGA
- a CDS encoding mannosyltransferase, whose amino-acid sequence MTAPAPVTAPPPSVVPTPDAPSAEVRQRWPLVLLLGAVGALPAVIAVAQLGRIHPDEVYQLLEPAWYRAHGYGVLAWEWRVGLRNWAAPGLAAWLLRLADVLGLTHPVAYRALLAVPQAALHGWMAWAVYRFAERRAGHVGGLFSLLAVGLYGPVLVFAGRTLGESLSTAFLVVAMEALDREERPVRAGLVGGLALGLAVVARYGSAVMVLTALVWLVMARRWRVLAFTCLAGLGVALGLGALDWATWGKPFHSFFAYVDFNVLSGQAARQFGASPPGFYLHPFLTGLPVWVWAVAPLGLLALRQRLAMSLPLFCAAVYLVAIIATAHKEERFLYPGLVLVVLAAAPSLAAFVLRQAEARARWGLGAVALLASLVPAHFYPPMDLRGDQFRAIVSATRDDGARGLLIVNEGLWGSGGFFYIGKNIPWGTCDHPSDANFQGAMRDRRINRAVTFEGRAVAELQAAGFRVVEQVGRETVLARD is encoded by the coding sequence ATGACCGCTCCCGCGCCCGTCACCGCTCCTCCGCCCTCCGTCGTCCCCACCCCGGATGCGCCTTCCGCCGAGGTGCGCCAGAGGTGGCCGCTCGTGCTGCTGCTGGGCGCGGTGGGGGCGCTGCCCGCGGTCATCGCGGTGGCACAGCTCGGGCGCATCCACCCGGACGAGGTGTACCAGCTGCTCGAGCCGGCCTGGTACCGCGCGCACGGGTACGGAGTGCTGGCCTGGGAATGGAGGGTGGGCCTGCGCAACTGGGCCGCGCCCGGACTGGCCGCGTGGCTGCTGCGGCTGGCGGACGTGTTGGGACTCACACACCCCGTGGCGTACCGGGCGCTGCTCGCCGTGCCCCAGGCTGCCCTGCACGGGTGGATGGCGTGGGCCGTGTACCGCTTCGCCGAGCGCCGGGCCGGCCACGTGGGAGGCCTCTTCTCTCTCCTGGCGGTGGGACTCTACGGGCCGGTGCTCGTCTTCGCGGGCCGGACGCTGGGCGAGTCCCTCTCCACCGCCTTCCTGGTGGTGGCCATGGAGGCGCTCGACCGTGAGGAGCGTCCGGTGCGAGCGGGCCTGGTGGGCGGGCTGGCACTGGGGCTCGCCGTGGTGGCGCGCTACGGCTCGGCGGTGATGGTGCTGACGGCGCTCGTCTGGCTGGTTATGGCGCGGCGCTGGCGGGTGCTCGCCTTCACCTGCCTCGCGGGACTGGGCGTCGCGCTGGGCCTGGGCGCGCTCGACTGGGCGACCTGGGGCAAGCCCTTCCACTCCTTCTTCGCCTACGTGGACTTCAACGTCCTCTCCGGGCAGGCGGCGAGGCAGTTCGGCGCCTCACCTCCGGGTTTCTACCTGCACCCCTTCCTCACGGGACTGCCCGTCTGGGTGTGGGCCGTGGCTCCCCTGGGGCTGCTCGCGCTCCGCCAGCGGCTCGCCATGTCGCTCCCGCTCTTCTGCGCGGCGGTGTACCTCGTCGCCATCATCGCCACCGCCCACAAGGAGGAGCGCTTCCTCTACCCGGGGCTGGTGCTCGTCGTGTTGGCCGCCGCCCCATCCCTGGCGGCTTTCGTCCTGCGGCAGGCGGAGGCCCGCGCGCGGTGGGGACTGGGAGCGGTGGCCCTGCTCGCCTCGCTGGTGCCCGCGCACTTCTACCCGCCGATGGACCTGCGCGGAGACCAGTTCCGCGCCATCGTCTCGGCGACCCGGGACGACGGCGCCCGCGGACTGCTCATCGTCAACGAGGGCCTGTGGGGCTCCGGGGGCTTCTTCTACATCGGCAAGAACATCCCCTGGGGCACCTGCGACCACCCCTCGGATGCGAACTTCCAGGGGGCCATGAGGGACAGGCGCATCAACCGCGCCGTCACCTTCGAGGGCCGGGCCGTGGCCGAGCTCCAGGCGGCCGGCTTCCGGGTGGTGGAGCAGGTGGGCCGGGAGACGGTGCTCGCTCGCGACTGA
- a CDS encoding DNA polymerase III subunit gamma/tau, which produces MEPPRPVSAQAPRPLDAARAPTPVPSQPVVRVTNVRPPPSAPAPRQEEDERLFAEEGPADGCASGECLPDAPPVPLAEPEPEVESVRPFDVHHASGTAAPMAASGRDNPRRPLQDRWRAAVDTVRNASGRHAKSLACGRLLWIREGEVAIGYTPKDGFHKTTVAGNGRATVEKALSEHFGRPTKLVVQDVSEADKVAGPDAGTGAGLISIAEQDAQERTAYEKSTEGRVRGHPALRAALKFLGGEIEHIQVYDQPVRPVSAPTSDTPDDSA; this is translated from the coding sequence ATGGAGCCACCGCGGCCTGTCTCCGCCCAGGCCCCTCGCCCGTTGGACGCGGCCCGGGCCCCCACACCCGTGCCCTCGCAGCCCGTGGTGCGCGTGACGAACGTGCGTCCGCCGCCGTCGGCGCCCGCCCCGCGGCAGGAGGAGGACGAGCGGCTCTTCGCCGAGGAGGGCCCGGCCGATGGTTGTGCCTCGGGCGAGTGCCTGCCCGACGCGCCGCCCGTCCCTCTCGCCGAGCCGGAACCGGAGGTCGAGTCCGTCCGGCCCTTCGACGTCCACCACGCCTCGGGCACCGCGGCCCCCATGGCCGCCTCGGGTCGCGACAACCCCCGGCGTCCCCTCCAGGACCGGTGGCGCGCGGCGGTGGACACCGTGCGCAACGCCTCCGGCCGGCACGCCAAGTCACTCGCGTGCGGCCGCCTGCTGTGGATTCGAGAGGGCGAGGTGGCGATCGGCTACACGCCCAAGGACGGCTTCCACAAGACCACGGTCGCCGGCAACGGACGCGCCACGGTCGAGAAGGCCCTGTCCGAGCACTTCGGCCGCCCCACGAAGCTCGTGGTGCAGGACGTCTCCGAGGCCGACAAGGTCGCTGGCCCCGATGCGGGCACGGGCGCGGGCCTCATCAGCATCGCCGAGCAGGACGCCCAGGAGCGCACCGCCTACGAGAAGAGCACCGAGGGCCGTGTCCGCGGTCACCCCGCCCTCCGGGCCGCGCTCAAGTTCCTGGGGGGAGAGATCGAACACATCCAGGTGTACGACCAGCCCGTGCGCCCGGTCTCCGCACCGACGAGCGACACTCCCGACGACAGCGCCTGA